Genomic DNA from Alphaproteobacteria bacterium PA2:
TCAGCCGCCTGGGCTATGAACCTCAACCGGTGGCGGACAATCATCTGTGCTGCGGATCAGCCGGCGCCTATTCGATCCTGCATCCGGAAACTGCCAACACCCTGAAGGCCAACAAGCTGAAGGCCCTCAATGCGTCACAGCCTGCAGCAGTCTACACCGCCAATATCGGCTGCTGGATGCATCTGGCGACCGGCGACGGCGCGCCGGTGCGTCACTGGATGGAAGCGGTCGAAGCGGTTCTCAGCGACCGTCCATGAGGGCCTGAACGCTGGCCAGGTCCTGAACAATGTGGCCGAGGGACTTGTAGGCGGTGATCTGGTCGGCCGATTGCCGCCCTTCCAGGGCCCCGTTCAACACCTGCCCGATCTCACCGACCACATGGTCGTCTCCCACAAGGCCAGCCCCCTTGGCGACCAGGAACTCCGCCCCCTGGGCCAGCGCGCCCTCGCGGCTGTCGGCGATGAACCGGCTGGCGACAACCAGATCGCTGTCGACTTCCACCGGCCCGGCCCGGCTTGAGCCCACCAGATTGATGTGTGTCCCTGGCTGGACCCAGCGCCCAAGCAGGATCGGCGTTTCGGCCCCGGAGACGGTGCAGATGATGTCTGCTTTCGCGGCCGCAGCTTCTACTTCGGCCACGGGCAGGACTTTGAGCCCGGTTTCCTGAGCCATCCGGCCAGCGAAGCTTTCAGATCTTTCCGCTGATCGTCCCCATACCTGCACCGAAGTCAGCTTCCGAACCTTTGACACGGCGCGGATGTGGGTTGCGGCCTGTTCGCCATAGCCCAGGATCAGCAGTCGCGACGCCTCTGGCCGGGCAAGGACGTCCGTCGCCACGGCGCTGGCGGCGGCGGTCCGGATGGCGGTCACCTCGCCGGCATGGGCCAGGCAGACAGGAGCTCCAGTGTCGGGATCGAACAGCAGGACAAAGCCCTGGTGGGATTGGATCCCCCTGGCGAAATTCTCGGGATAAACGCTGATCAGCTTGGCGCCGAATGCCCTGCCCTCGCCCAGGGCGCCCGGCATGATCCCGAAGGCGCGGTCGCCGCCCAGGGGCAGGATCGAGCGCAGGTGCTGGCGGGTCACGCCCGCAGAGAAATCCTTCATGGCCTGACGCACGACCTCAATGGCCAGGTCATAGGTCAGGCGCTGCGCCACCTCCTCACGATCCAGGAAAATCATCCCGTCCTCCGCGTTGACACAAGCCGCGCCCGGTTCTCTTCTAAGCCCAAAGACCGGCGCAGAAACAGGCCGGACCCGCGGAGGACTGACCATGGCTGATTTCGGCGCAACTGAACTCGAGGCATTCCGGGCGGAAGCAAGGTCCTGGCTGGCCGCCAACTTCCCGCCTTCCCTGAAGGACCGGGGCGATATCGCGGCGTCCGAGGCGCCGGTTCCGGTCGAGGGCGACTACAAGATCTGGAAAGAGGCCATGGGCGCCAAGGGTTGGGGCACGCCCACCTGGCCCAGGGCCTATTGTGGCGGCGGCCTGACCCCTGCCGAGACGCGGGTTCTGCAAGCGGAAATGCGGGCCATCGGCGCCTGGAACCCCATTGGCGGCATGGGGGTCATGATGTTCGGTCCCACCCTGCTGGAATATGGCAATGAAGAGCAGAAGCAGAGGCACATCCCCCCGATCGTCCGGGGCGAGAAGCGCTGGTGCCAGGGATATTCCGAGCCGGGCGCCGGCTCCGATCTGGCTAGCCTGCAGACCAAGGCCGAGGACAAGGGCGACCACTTCCTGGTCAATGGTCAGAAGATCTGGACCTCCGGCGCCCAGTACGCCGACTGGTGTTTCTGCCTGACCCGGACAGATCCGACCAAGAAGCATGAGGGTATCAGCTTCCTGCTGATCGACATGCGCACCCCGGGGGTCGAGACCCGGCCCATCCTGCTGATTTCCGGCAGCTCGCCCTTCTGCGAGACCTTCTTCACCGATGTGAAGGTGCCCAAGGAAAACCTGGTCGGCCCCCTGAATGGCGGTTGGACCGTCGGCAAGCGCCTGCTTCAGCATGAGCGCAATGGCCTGTCCGGCGGCGGCGACGGCCGGCCCCGTTTCGACCCTGCCGATCTGCGGAATGCTGCCAAAAACTACATCGGCCTCGATGAGGACAACCGTCTGGCCGACCCTGACTTCCGGACCCGCCTGGTCCAGCACGACATGGACGCCAGGGCCTTCGCCCTGACCCTGCAGCGGGTGGCCGCCGAGGCCCGCAGCGGCAATGGCCCGACCGCGGCCACCTCGATCATGAAGAACGCCAATTCAAAGATCGCCACGGACCACTGCGAAATGATGGTCGAAGCCATGGGCAATCGCGGCCTGGGCTGGGAAGGCGACTACACCCCGGAAGAACGGGAGGCCCAGCGCATCTGGCTGAGGATCAAGTCCTCGACCATCGCCGGCGGATCGTCGGAAGTTCAGAACAACATCATTTCCAAGCGCATTCTGGGCCTGCCGGACACGACCGGCAAAATGTAGCGTCAAATTAGGCCTTCCGGAGCCGAAGGCGGGGTTTCTGCTTTCTTAAGCCCGCCCCCGAGTGATATCGAGCCATTCCTGCCCTCGATGGGGCGCGGATGGTGTTTGATTTTCTCGTCCGGGTGACGAGATTCAGGAGCGTAAAATGGCCCTAGCCGGAACAAGCTACTTCTTCGAAACAATTACGGCGACCCAAGCGGCCGGCTTTACTGCAGCTGACACCCTGGTGTTCTCGACGGCGGGTTCCAAGAACACCGACGCAAGCGTGACCTATATTGCCGCCGTAGCGGCTTCCGGTGCATCACCGGCCATTCCTGCGCACATTTCGATCACCTTTGGTGGCGTGACCAAGGAATTTGGCGCGACCAGCAGCTTTGACGGCTTCACCTCGGCGACCGGCGGTCTGATCTTCTCGGACGGCTCCAAGCTGCTCCTGGGCGGTTCGGCCAATGATGCCTGGCTAACGGGCGCGACCACCACCGACGTGATCTATGGCGGCGGCGGAAATGACACCATCAGCAGCGCGGGTGGCGTGGCCAACAAGGGCTCGGACACCATTCAGGGCAATGCCGGCGACGACACCATCACCGGCAGCAGCAGCGCCGACGTGATCTACGGCGGCAAGGACAACGACTCCGTGACGGCCGGCGACGGCGCCAACAACGTCAACGGCAACCTGGGTAATGACAGCATCCTCGGCGGCGCCGACGCCGACACCCTGCTCGGCGGTCAAGGCGATGACACGGTCAGCGGTGGCGCAGGCGCCAACTTCCTGAACGGCAACCTGGGCGATGACACCATCACCGATGGTAGTGACGGCACCAATACCTCCACCATCTTCGGTGAAGGCGGCAATGACTCTGTCGACAACTCAGCTGGCGGCAATGACTCCATCGATGCTGGCGACGGCAATGACAAGGTTCTCGGCGGCGCCGGCAATGAATTTGTCTTCGGTGGTGCCGGCAATGACTCCATCAATGCTGCCGGAGGAGCCAATACCGTCAACGGTAATGCGGGCAATGACACCATCACGGCTGCAGGTGGCAATGACAGCCTCTATGGCGGTCAGGGGAACGACAATATCGACCTTGGCGAAGGCACGAACTGGGCCACTGGAAATCTGGGCGATGATACGCTTGTCGGCGGACAAGGTAATGACACTCTGCTCGGTGGTCAGGGAGATGACAATCTCAGCAGCACCGGCGGTGTCGACTTCCTGAACGGCAATCTTGGGAATGACACCCTGACGGCAAGCTCTGGCGGTGGAGCAACCCTGCTCGGCGAAGACGGCAACGACTCCCTCACAGGCGGTTCGTCCAACGACAGCCTCGATGGCGGCATTGGCAATGACTGGCTGTCCGGAGGGGGCGGGTCAGAC
This window encodes:
- a CDS encoding ornithine cyclodeaminase, whose amino-acid sequence is MIFLDREEVAQRLTYDLAIEVVRQAMKDFSAGVTRQHLRSILPLGGDRAFGIMPGALGEGRAFGAKLISVYPENFARGIQSHQGFVLLFDPDTGAPVCLAHAGEVTAIRTAAASAVATDVLARPEASRLLILGYGEQAATHIRAVSKVRKLTSVQVWGRSAERSESFAGRMAQETGLKVLPVAEVEAAAAKADIICTVSGAETPILLGRWVQPGTHINLVGSSRAGPVEVDSDLVVASRFIADSREGALAQGAEFLVAKGAGLVGDDHVVGEIGQVLNGALEGRQSADQITAYKSLGHIVQDLASVQALMDGR
- a CDS encoding acyl-CoA dehydrogenase, coding for MADFGATELEAFRAEARSWLAANFPPSLKDRGDIAASEAPVPVEGDYKIWKEAMGAKGWGTPTWPRAYCGGGLTPAETRVLQAEMRAIGAWNPIGGMGVMMFGPTLLEYGNEEQKQRHIPPIVRGEKRWCQGYSEPGAGSDLASLQTKAEDKGDHFLVNGQKIWTSGAQYADWCFCLTRTDPTKKHEGISFLLIDMRTPGVETRPILLISGSSPFCETFFTDVKVPKENLVGPLNGGWTVGKRLLQHERNGLSGGGDGRPRFDPADLRNAAKNYIGLDEDNRLADPDFRTRLVQHDMDARAFALTLQRVAAEARSGNGPTAATSIMKNANSKIATDHCEMMVEAMGNRGLGWEGDYTPEEREAQRIWLRIKSSTIAGGSSEVQNNIISKRILGLPDTTGKM